From one Fusobacterium mortiferum ATCC 9817 genomic stretch:
- a CDS encoding 2-methylaconitate cis-trans isomerase PrpF family protein: MSNYNKDFEIKCSIIRGGTSKGIYIMENELPKEQELRDRILLAIFGSPDVRQIDGLGGADSLTSKLAIVGPSSREDADVDYTFGQVSITESFIDYGGNCGNISSGVGVFAVNNNLVKVTEPITKVRVHMTNTNRVLTLEVPVKDGKAEFRGDYKIDGVPGTGAKITLDWSDVVGGITGDLLPTGNPRDIIKVEDEEFELSIVDAGNIVIFIEADKLGLKGTESSNEIDSDKELLKKIERIRGEVCCKLKLVDSWEEAQIKTPYQPFFAIVSKAADYTALNGEKVSKDNLDIVSRLLFMQKMHKTYPVTGTVATGAVARIKDSVVYNLLKDEVKTGVEVKIGHPGGIIPIKVRASYPNDRCKIEELVVCRTARLILEGRVFVNI, from the coding sequence ATGAGTAACTACAATAAAGATTTTGAAATAAAATGCTCTATCATTAGAGGGGGAACTAGTAAAGGAATATATATAATGGAAAATGAATTACCAAAGGAGCAGGAACTAAGGGATAGAATTCTTCTAGCTATATTTGGAAGTCCTGATGTAAGACAGATAGATGGATTAGGTGGGGCAGATAGTTTGACTAGTAAATTAGCTATTGTAGGTCCATCTTCTAGAGAGGATGCAGATGTAGATTATACCTTTGGACAAGTTAGTATTACAGAGAGCTTTATTGACTATGGTGGAAATTGTGGAAATATCTCTTCAGGAGTTGGAGTTTTTGCTGTTAATAACAATTTAGTAAAGGTTACTGAACCTATTACAAAAGTTAGAGTACATATGACTAATACAAACAGAGTTTTAACTTTAGAAGTTCCTGTAAAAGATGGAAAAGCTGAATTTAGAGGAGATTATAAAATAGATGGTGTCCCTGGAACTGGAGCTAAGATAACATTGGATTGGTCTGATGTAGTAGGAGGAATTACTGGAGATCTATTACCTACAGGAAATCCTAGAGATATAATCAAAGTTGAAGATGAAGAGTTTGAACTTTCTATTGTTGATGCTGGAAATATTGTTATCTTTATTGAAGCTGATAAGTTAGGGCTAAAGGGAACAGAAAGTAGTAATGAAATTGATAGTGACAAAGAGTTACTAAAGAAAATAGAGAGAATAAGAGGAGAGGTATGTTGTAAGCTAAAGCTTGTAGACTCGTGGGAAGAAGCTCAAATAAAGACTCCTTACCAACCATTCTTTGCTATTGTAAGTAAAGCAGCTGACTATACAGCACTAAACGGAGAGAAAGTTTCAAAGGATAATTTAGATATCGTATCAAGACTATTATTTATGCAAAAGATGCATAAAACTTACCCAGTTACAGGAACTGTAGCTACTGGAGCTGTAGCTAGAATCAAAGATAGTGTGGTATATAATCTTTTAAAAGATGAGGTTAAAACTGGAGTTGAAGTAAAAATTGGTCATCCTGGAGGAATAATTCCTATAAAAGTAAGAGCTAGTTATCCAAATGATAGATGTAAAATTGAGGAATTAGTAGTATGTAGAACTGCTAGACTTATTTTAGAAGGAAGAGTCTTTGTAAATATTTAA
- the ilvB gene encoding biosynthetic-type acetolactate synthase large subunit, with the protein MKEREITGARVLLECLKRLGVKDVFGYPGGSVIPIYDEIYSFEGIKHYLSRHEQGAVHEADGYARASGEVGVCIATSGPGATNLVTGIMTAFMDSIPILAITGQVNRAMLGRDSFQETDIVNITLPITKSNYQILSIEEIPQIVKEAYHIAKSGRPGPVLIDFPRDIQLEKIEVERFEELYSEEMDLSGYERGYQEDLSKLDEGIKLIENSKKPLIISGAGVIHSKGAEEFREFVERLQIPVTSTLLGLGAYPGDKNLFLGMLGMHGTAAANIATLEADLIIGMGFRFDDRITGNIEKFCPNAKIIHIDIDPSEIEKNKKVDIALVGDLKKVLTLLNEKRIELEDIREWRDRVEYLKRRYSLIVPDCKEGLTIQRVLREIDRVLKGEGVIATDVGQHQMWSALHLTYRNPNSIISSGGGGTMGFGLPSAIGAQVACPDKKIISIVGDGGFQMNIQELILLKAYKLPVKVFIMNNSYLGMVRQWQELFHERRYSEVNLEINPDFVKVAEAYGVKSVTLESEEDLEKIDEILKSDEPILVNCIVKKEENVYPMIPAGKSAEDMIGLRGVKDYE; encoded by the coding sequence ATGAAAGAGAGAGAGATTACAGGGGCTAGGGTATTATTGGAGTGTTTAAAAAGATTGGGAGTAAAGGATGTCTTTGGATATCCAGGAGGAAGTGTAATCCCTATATATGATGAGATATACTCATTTGAAGGAATAAAACACTATCTATCAAGACATGAGCAGGGAGCAGTACATGAGGCTGATGGCTATGCTAGAGCTAGTGGAGAAGTGGGAGTGTGTATTGCCACTTCTGGTCCAGGAGCTACTAATTTAGTAACAGGGATAATGACAGCCTTTATGGATTCTATTCCAATACTGGCTATCACTGGACAGGTAAATAGAGCAATGCTAGGAAGAGATTCATTTCAAGAGACAGATATAGTAAATATAACACTTCCAATAACTAAGAGTAACTACCAAATACTCTCTATTGAGGAGATACCACAAATTGTAAAAGAGGCTTATCACATAGCCAAAAGTGGAAGACCTGGACCTGTATTAATAGATTTTCCTAGAGATATACAATTAGAAAAGATAGAGGTAGAAAGATTTGAGGAGCTATATTCAGAAGAGATGGATTTATCTGGATATGAGAGAGGGTATCAAGAGGATTTGTCCAAGTTAGATGAGGGAATAAAGTTGATAGAGAACTCTAAAAAACCACTGATTATAAGTGGGGCTGGGGTAATTCATTCAAAGGGAGCAGAGGAGTTTAGAGAGTTTGTAGAGAGATTACAGATACCAGTAACTTCCACTCTTTTGGGACTGGGAGCTTATCCAGGAGATAAAAATCTTTTTTTAGGAATGTTGGGAATGCATGGGACAGCAGCAGCTAATATAGCTACATTAGAGGCTGATTTGATAATTGGAATGGGATTTAGGTTTGATGATAGAATTACAGGAAATATTGAAAAATTTTGTCCCAATGCTAAAATTATTCACATAGACATTGACCCATCAGAGATAGAGAAAAATAAAAAGGTTGATATAGCTTTGGTGGGAGATTTGAAAAAGGTATTAACTCTTTTGAATGAAAAAAGAATAGAGTTAGAAGATATTCGTGAATGGAGAGATAGAGTGGAGTATCTCAAGAGAAGATACTCTCTAATAGTTCCAGATTGTAAAGAGGGATTGACTATTCAAAGAGTACTCAGAGAGATAGATAGAGTATTAAAAGGAGAGGGAGTAATTGCAACAGATGTGGGACAGCATCAGATGTGGAGTGCCTTACACCTCACTTATAGAAATCCCAATAGTATAATCTCATCTGGTGGAGGAGGGACTATGGGATTTGGACTACCTAGTGCAATAGGAGCTCAGGTAGCTTGTCCTGATAAAAAGATTATAAGCATAGTGGGAGATGGAGGGTTTCAGATGAATATTCAAGAGTTGATACTTTTGAAAGCCTACAAACTTCCAGTAAAAGTATTTATAATGAATAACTCTTATTTGGGAATGGTAAGGCAGTGGCAGGAACTATTCCATGAGAGAAGATACTCAGAGGTAAATTTAGAGATTAATCCAGATTTTGTAAAGGTAGCAGAGGCTTATGGAGTAAAAAGTGTTACCTTAGAAAGTGAAGAGGATTTAGAAAAGATAGATGAGATATTAAAAAGTGATGAACCTATTTTAGTAAATTGTATTGTGAAAAAAGAGGAGAATGTATATCCTATGATTCCAGCTGGGAAATCAGCAGAGGATATGATTGGACTGAGAGGAGTGAAGGATTATGAATAG
- a CDS encoding SLC13 family permease, which produces MQIVSIISLVILLITIVIGFVKKINMGVLALGFSLILGYLGKVSASNIIKGFNSSLFLMLVGVSILFGIAQHNGTLNLIVKKLIKLSGKKAWLIPILMYFVIYFIAFLGAGTITGFALAALFGIPMAKELDADPFLLTTMGQLGSIGGGIVPWAPTGIIGLELAKNANITGNLANTMVLNTFLATAFGAIISYIFLKGYKLKAKELSSEVLKFNKKQKITLVGILCMVIGVAFFNLNIGLLSILISIILILLKVGTEKEALGSVPWNTILLISGMGILMDLIVKLDGIKLLADILSLFMNEKTVAAILALSSGILSLFSSTSGVVMPTMIPTIPRIIETLGIAGVVPSALLLSAVINGSSPSGMSPLSTGGAFVMATLSENYELTNEEFSSKFKRLFYITMLNMFIVAIFILIGGFSFTKYM; this is translated from the coding sequence ATGCAAATAGTTTCGATAATATCATTAGTAATATTACTGATAACAATTGTTATTGGTTTTGTAAAAAAGATAAATATGGGGGTTTTAGCCTTAGGTTTTTCATTGATCTTAGGTTATTTGGGAAAGGTATCAGCAAGTAATATAATAAAAGGATTTAATTCAAGCTTATTTTTAATGTTAGTAGGAGTGAGTATATTATTTGGAATAGCTCAACACAATGGTACCTTAAATTTGATTGTAAAAAAATTGATTAAATTATCTGGAAAAAAAGCTTGGTTAATTCCAATACTTATGTATTTTGTCATATATTTTATAGCTTTCTTAGGAGCTGGAACAATAACAGGATTTGCTTTAGCTGCATTATTTGGAATTCCTATGGCAAAAGAGTTAGATGCTGATCCTTTTCTATTAACTACTATGGGGCAACTAGGTTCAATAGGTGGTGGTATTGTTCCTTGGGCACCGACTGGAATAATAGGTTTAGAGTTAGCTAAAAATGCTAATATAACTGGAAATTTAGCTAACACAATGGTATTAAATACATTTTTAGCTACAGCCTTTGGAGCGATTATTTCATATATTTTCTTAAAGGGATATAAACTAAAAGCTAAAGAGCTTAGTAGTGAAGTTTTAAAATTTAATAAAAAACAAAAGATAACTTTAGTAGGTATTCTATGTATGGTTATAGGAGTAGCTTTCTTCAATTTAAATATAGGACTACTTTCAATACTAATAAGCATCATCTTGATACTACTAAAAGTGGGAACAGAGAAAGAGGCTTTAGGATCAGTTCCTTGGAATACAATCCTACTTATCTCTGGAATGGGAATATTGATGGACTTAATAGTTAAATTAGATGGAATAAAATTACTAGCTGATATTCTAAGTCTATTTATGAACGAAAAAACAGTTGCAGCAATTTTAGCTCTTTCATCAGGAATTTTAAGTTTATTTAGCTCTACTTCTGGTGTTGTTATGCCTACAATGATTCCAACTATTCCTAGAATTATTGAAACATTGGGAATAGCAGGAGTGGTTCCTAGTGCATTACTTCTATCAGCAGTTATAAATGGTTCATCTCCTTCTGGAATGAGTCCTCTTTCAACTGGAGGAGCCTTTGTTATGGCAACACTTTCTGAAAACTATGAGCTCACTAACGAGGAGTTCTCAAGTAAATTTAAAAGACTATTTTATATAACTATGTTAAATATGTTTATTGTAGCAATCTTTATATTAATAGGTGGATTTAGTTTTACTAAATATATGTAA
- a CDS encoding hydroxymethylglutaryl-CoA lyase → MEINNRIEIIEVGPRDGFQSIKEFISTEEKKKIIEGIIESGVKKIQLTSFVSPKHIPQMQDAEEIAKYFLNKYPELEFSALVPNYRGVKRAYEMGLRNIAYVISVSEGHNKANVNRSVDESFVELEKILADFPDINITLDAATTFGCPFDGEVSYDKVDSYVKRAYDLGIRTINLCDTIGISNPKQIDELLTILLEKYKDIEFQVHIHDTRNMGMLNSYIAIKKGIKHVQASLGGMGGCPFAPGASGNLSTEDFVYMLDKINIETGINFKKLVNIAKECRDNINGVYSGHQINISDKISCNS, encoded by the coding sequence ATGGAAATAAATAACAGAATTGAAATAATAGAAGTCGGTCCAAGAGATGGATTTCAAAGTATAAAGGAGTTTATCTCAACTGAAGAAAAGAAAAAAATAATAGAGGGAATTATAGAATCAGGAGTAAAAAAGATACAGCTTACATCTTTTGTCTCTCCAAAACATATACCACAGATGCAAGATGCTGAAGAAATAGCCAAATATTTTTTAAATAAATATCCAGAGTTAGAATTTTCAGCTTTAGTTCCTAATTATAGAGGAGTTAAAAGAGCATATGAGATGGGACTTAGAAATATAGCATATGTTATCTCTGTATCTGAAGGACACAATAAGGCAAATGTAAATCGTAGTGTAGATGAATCTTTTGTAGAACTAGAAAAAATCTTAGCTGATTTTCCAGATATAAATATTACATTAGATGCAGCAACTACATTTGGTTGCCCTTTTGATGGAGAAGTTTCATATGATAAGGTAGATAGTTATGTTAAAAGAGCATATGATTTAGGTATCAGAACTATTAACTTATGTGATACAATAGGTATATCAAATCCAAAACAAATAGATGAGTTGTTAACTATATTACTAGAAAAATACAAAGATATTGAGTTTCAAGTTCATATTCATGATACTAGAAATATGGGAATGTTAAATTCATATATAGCAATTAAAAAAGGAATTAAACATGTCCAAGCTTCATTAGGTGGTATGGGAGGTTGCCCTTTTGCACCAGGAGCATCTGGAAACTTATCAACTGAGGATTTTGTTTATATGCTAGACAAAATAAATATTGAAACAGGAATAAATTTTAAAAAATTAGTAAATATAGCTAAAGAGTGTAGAGATAATATTAACGGAGTATATAGTGGGCATCAGATAAATATAAGTGATAAGATTAGTTGTAATTCTTAA
- a CDS encoding tetratricopeptide repeat protein, with the protein MKKLIILSALLATLAACNNLENNNQQTVSTTTVVNTLNSTSNILQGIAAYKQGDMIGAYNALKNLSPASTNLETYSTYLNVLQNLNKNQELLTALKSGNEYFGNSKDYVLNYAKILTSKFNDTNTATNVLENYLKLYGNNSEVEKSLANIYTSAGEVAKAAALLKGTN; encoded by the coding sequence ATGAAAAAATTAATTATTCTTTCTGCTTTACTTGCAACTCTTGCTGCATGTAATAATTTAGAAAATAATAATCAACAAACTGTTTCTACAACTACAGTTGTAAATACATTAAATTCTACTTCAAATATTTTACAAGGAATAGCAGCTTATAAACAAGGAGATATGATAGGAGCTTATAATGCTTTAAAAAATCTTTCTCCTGCTTCAACAAATTTAGAAACTTACTCTACATATTTAAATGTTCTTCAAAATTTAAATAAAAATCAAGAGTTATTGACAGCTTTAAAATCTGGAAATGAGTATTTTGGTAACTCTAAAGATTATGTTTTAAATTATGCTAAGATACTTACTTCAAAATTTAATGATACAAATACTGCTACTAATGTTTTAGAAAACTATTTAAAATTATATGGAAATAATAGTGAAGTAGAAAAATCCTTAGCTAATATCTATACTAGTGCTGGAGAGGTTGCAAAGGCTGCAGCTTTATTAAAGGGAACAAATTAA
- the ilvC gene encoding ketol-acid reductoisomerase, with translation MAGNILGTTVYYNEDCNLEKLRGKKITVLGYGSQGHAHSLNLKDSGMDVTVGLRKGSPSWEKAEKAGFVVKETSEAVKDADVVMILTPDETQGEMYKNEVAPYLKKGVYLGFGHGFNIHFKKIVPAEDVNVFMVAPKGPGHLVRRTFTEGVGVPCLVAVEQDYSGDTKEVALAWAAGIGGGRSGILETTFKQETETDLFGEQVVLCGGITELIKSGFEVLREAGYDPVNAYFECLHEMKLIVDLMYEGGMAKMRHSISNTAEYGDFLTGPKIITAETKEKMREVLRDIQSGKFADEFLEDSRAGQPFLKKKREEAKAHELERVGTELRALMSWLK, from the coding sequence ATGGCAGGAAATATTTTAGGAACAACAGTATATTATAACGAGGATTGTAATTTAGAGAAATTAAGAGGAAAGAAAATAACAGTTTTAGGATATGGTTCACAGGGACATGCCCATTCATTAAATTTAAAAGATTCTGGAATGGATGTAACTGTGGGATTGAGAAAGGGGTCGCCATCTTGGGAGAAAGCTGAAAAGGCTGGATTTGTAGTAAAAGAAACAAGTGAGGCTGTAAAAGATGCTGATGTAGTAATGATTTTAACTCCTGATGAAACTCAAGGAGAGATGTATAAAAATGAGGTAGCACCATATTTAAAAAAGGGAGTATATCTAGGATTTGGACATGGATTTAATATCCATTTTAAGAAAATTGTACCAGCTGAAGATGTAAATGTATTTATGGTAGCACCTAAGGGACCTGGACATCTAGTGAGAAGAACATTTACTGAGGGAGTTGGAGTTCCTTGCTTAGTTGCTGTGGAGCAAGATTACAGTGGAGATACAAAAGAAGTAGCTCTAGCTTGGGCAGCTGGAATTGGTGGAGGAAGGTCTGGAATCTTAGAGACAACATTCAAACAGGAGACTGAAACAGACTTATTTGGAGAGCAAGTGGTACTTTGTGGAGGAATTACTGAGCTGATTAAAAGTGGATTTGAGGTACTGAGAGAGGCTGGATATGACCCTGTAAATGCTTATTTTGAATGTTTACATGAGATGAAACTAATAGTTGATTTGATGTATGAGGGAGGAATGGCTAAGATGAGACACTCTATCTCTAATACAGCTGAGTATGGAGATTTCTTAACAGGTCCAAAGATTATTACTGCTGAAACAAAAGAGAAGATGAGAGAGGTTTTAAGAGATATTCAATCTGGAAAATTTGCTGATGAATTTTTAGAGGATTCAAGAGCTGGGCAACCATTTTTAAAGAAGAAAAGAGAGGAAGCAAAGGCTCATGAATTAGAGAGAGTGGGAACAGAGTTGAGAGCTTTGATGTCTTGGTTAAAATAG
- a CDS encoding ACT domain-containing protein yields the protein MNRKFNLAIVSKNNKVFLQRVMTLFYKRDYLIHNMSVDFSNQSGYAKILLTLEGNDEIFDQVQRQVYKIVDVVNVEQI from the coding sequence ATGAATAGAAAATTTAACTTAGCAATTGTAAGTAAAAATAATAAAGTTTTTTTACAAAGAGTGATGACACTTTTTTATAAGAGAGATTATCTAATTCATAATATGAGTGTAGACTTTAGTAATCAATCTGGTTATGCAAAAATTTTGCTTACTTTAGAGGGAAATGATGAGATTTTTGACCAAGTTCAAAGACAGGTATATAAAATTGTAGATGTTGTAAATGTAGAGCAAATTTAA
- the ilvD gene encoding dihydroxy-acid dehydratase, whose product MRSENLTKGVTRTPHRSLLKALGLTDEELKKPLIGIANSYNEVIPGHMHLKQLVQAVKDGIRNAGGIPMEFNTIGVCDGLAMNHEGMKYSLVSRNLIADSVEIMGMSTPFDAMVFIPNCDKVVPGMLIAAARLNIPSIFVSGGPMLAGTHRGRKISLSSTFEAVGSFTSQKIDEEELKEIENRSCPTCGSCSGMFTANTMNCLTECLGMALPGNGTVPAVYSERIRLAKSSGEQIMKLLEKDLKPLDILTRESFENAVALDMALGGSSNTALHLTAIAHEAGVGLTLEDFDRISNKTKQVCKLAPASDYHIEDLYNAGGVSGVLKRLAENNLLHLDTPTVALKTQGEIVDRAVIYDENVIKPWDRPAYNTGGIAVLKGNLAPNGCIVKAGAVAENMLKHEGKAKVFDSEEECVKSILNKEIEKGDVLVIRYEGPKGGPGMREMLTPTSLLGGMGLDKDVALITDGRFSGATRGASIGHISPEAASGGNIALVENGDRILIDIPNRKIELLVDDKELELRREKLPKFQSKAKGYLKKYALNVSSADRGAVEIFGE is encoded by the coding sequence ATGAGAAGTGAGAATTTGACAAAGGGAGTAACAAGAACACCACACCGTTCACTATTAAAAGCTTTGGGGCTGACAGATGAGGAGTTAAAAAAGCCATTGATTGGTATAGCTAATTCATATAACGAGGTTATTCCAGGGCATATGCATCTAAAACAACTAGTTCAAGCAGTGAAAGATGGGATAAGAAATGCTGGGGGAATACCAATGGAGTTTAATACAATAGGTGTATGTGATGGATTGGCAATGAACCACGAGGGAATGAAATACTCCTTAGTTTCAAGAAATCTAATAGCTGATTCAGTGGAGATTATGGGAATGTCAACTCCCTTTGATGCTATGGTATTTATCCCAAATTGTGATAAGGTAGTGCCAGGAATGTTAATAGCAGCAGCTAGATTAAATATTCCAAGTATATTTGTAAGTGGTGGACCTATGTTAGCTGGGACACATAGAGGAAGAAAGATAAGCTTGAGCAGTACATTTGAAGCAGTGGGAAGCTTTACCTCTCAAAAGATAGATGAGGAGGAGCTAAAGGAGATAGAGAATAGAAGCTGTCCAACTTGTGGTTCATGTTCAGGAATGTTTACAGCAAATACTATGAACTGTTTAACAGAATGTTTGGGAATGGCTCTTCCTGGAAATGGAACAGTACCAGCTGTATATTCAGAGAGAATAAGGTTGGCAAAAAGTAGTGGAGAGCAGATAATGAAACTTTTAGAAAAGGACTTAAAACCACTGGATATACTGACTAGAGAGAGTTTTGAAAATGCAGTGGCTCTGGATATGGCACTAGGAGGTTCATCTAATACAGCTCTTCATCTTACAGCAATAGCACATGAGGCTGGTGTGGGATTGACTTTAGAGGATTTTGATAGAATTTCTAATAAAACAAAACAGGTGTGTAAATTAGCACCAGCAAGTGATTATCATATAGAGGATTTATACAATGCTGGGGGAGTAAGTGGAGTATTAAAAAGATTAGCTGAAAATAATCTATTGCATCTAGATACTCCAACTGTGGCTCTAAAAACTCAAGGGGAGATAGTGGATAGAGCAGTAATCTATGATGAAAATGTAATAAAACCTTGGGATAGACCAGCGTACAATACAGGGGGAATAGCTGTATTAAAAGGAAATCTAGCTCCAAATGGTTGTATAGTGAAAGCTGGAGCAGTAGCAGAGAATATGTTAAAACATGAGGGGAAAGCAAAGGTATTTGATAGTGAAGAGGAGTGCGTAAAATCAATCTTAAATAAAGAGATAGAAAAGGGAGATGTCTTAGTAATTCGTTATGAGGGACCAAAGGGTGGACCAGGAATGAGAGAGATGTTGACACCTACTTCACTATTAGGAGGAATGGGACTGGATAAAGATGTAGCTCTAATAACAGATGGAAGATTTTCAGGAGCTACAAGGGGAGCATCTATAGGGCATATCTCTCCAGAAGCAGCTAGTGGAGGAAATATTGCTCTAGTAGAAAATGGAGATAGAATACTTATAGATATTCCAAATAGAAAAATAGAACTTTTAGTAGATGATAAAGAGTTAGAATTAAGAAGAGAGAAACTTCCAAAATTTCAATCTAAGGCTAAAGGATATTTAAAGAAATATGCTTTAAATGTTTCATCAGCAGATAGGGGAGCAGTAGAAATTTTTGGGGAATGA
- a CDS encoding 3-isopropylmalate dehydratase large subunit encodes MTLTEKILARAAKLDKVKAGDIVWVDVDKAMMDDILGPRIEIAEKMKELNLKIWNPDNVTIISDHYTPPANAHQASIVKFTRDWAKENEVKHYYEFAGPCHQVMIEKSRVLPGEIILGTDSHTCTYGALGAFSTGIGSTEMLGVLATGKIWLKVPETIKINFVGKMNKGVMAKDLILAAIGKIGHAGATYKALEFSGEVIDNLIMDERLCIANMAVEAGAKNGIMRVDEKTKEYLKNLDLELTPEVIELLSTNSSDGVAQEITIDVSEIYPLCSCPHEVDNVEEIAKIEGVKIDQAYIGSCTGGRYNDLKLAADILKGRKIAEGVRLLISPASKEVWERCAKDGILQTLSEAGATVLASSCGACLGIHSGAIGEGEVCISSTNRNFIGRMGSKKGEVYLASPLSVAAAALTGYIVDPRKFIEEE; translated from the coding sequence ATGACACTAACAGAGAAAATTTTAGCAAGAGCAGCAAAATTAGATAAAGTAAAAGCTGGAGATATTGTTTGGGTAGATGTAGACAAAGCAATGATGGATGATATTTTAGGTCCTAGAATTGAAATTGCTGAGAAGATGAAGGAGTTAAATTTAAAAATCTGGAATCCAGATAATGTTACAATAATTTCAGACCACTATACTCCACCTGCTAATGCCCATCAAGCTTCTATTGTAAAATTTACTAGAGATTGGGCTAAGGAGAATGAGGTTAAACATTACTATGAGTTTGCTGGACCTTGTCATCAAGTAATGATTGAAAAAAGTAGAGTTTTACCTGGAGAGATAATCTTAGGAACAGATAGTCACACCTGTACATATGGAGCTTTAGGAGCCTTTTCAACTGGAATTGGTTCAACAGAGATGCTAGGAGTTTTAGCAACTGGAAAAATTTGGTTGAAAGTTCCTGAGACTATAAAGATAAACTTTGTTGGAAAGATGAATAAGGGAGTTATGGCTAAGGACTTGATATTAGCAGCTATTGGAAAAATAGGTCATGCTGGAGCTACTTATAAGGCACTTGAATTCTCAGGAGAAGTAATAGATAATTTAATTATGGATGAAAGATTATGTATTGCTAATATGGCAGTGGAAGCTGGAGCTAAAAATGGAATAATGAGAGTTGATGAGAAAACAAAGGAGTATTTAAAAAATCTAGATTTAGAACTAACTCCAGAAGTTATAGAACTTTTATCAACTAATAGTTCTGATGGAGTAGCTCAAGAGATAACTATAGATGTTTCAGAAATTTATCCTCTTTGTTCATGTCCACATGAAGTAGATAATGTAGAGGAGATTGCTAAAATTGAGGGAGTAAAGATAGATCAAGCCTATATTGGTTCTTGTACTGGTGGAAGATACAATGACTTAAAATTGGCAGCTGATATATTAAAAGGAAGAAAGATAGCTGAAGGAGTAAGATTGCTAATCTCTCCAGCATCTAAAGAGGTATGGGAAAGATGTGCAAAGGATGGAATTTTACAGACACTCTCTGAAGCTGGAGCCACAGTATTAGCATCTAGCTGTGGAGCTTGCTTAGGGATACACTCTGGAGCAATAGGAGAGGGAGAAGTTTGTATCTCATCAACAAATAGAAACTTTATAGGTAGAATGGGAAGTAAAAAAGGAGAAGTATATCTAGCCTCTCCATTATCAGTAGCTGCTGCTGCACTTACAGGTTATATAGTAGACCCAAGAAAGTTTATTGAGGAGGAATAA
- a CDS encoding LeuD/DmdB family oxidoreductase small subunit, protein MNISGRALKYGDNINTDIISPPAYMELSIKEAAKFTMSPIDTEFAKNSKPGDIFVAEKNLGSGSSRETAPLMLKELGIKTIIAKSYARIFYRNCINLGILAIQCDLTEKISMYDELEIDYKEGIIYNKSKDEKYVCEKIPEHIMEFIKQDGLINYLKEKISKK, encoded by the coding sequence ATGAATATTAGTGGAAGAGCATTAAAATATGGAGATAATATTAATACAGATATAATCTCTCCCCCAGCATATATGGAACTAAGTATAAAAGAGGCAGCAAAATTTACTATGAGTCCAATAGACACAGAATTTGCTAAAAACTCTAAGCCAGGAGATATCTTTGTGGCAGAGAAAAATTTAGGTTCTGGTTCAAGTAGAGAAACAGCACCTCTAATGCTAAAAGAGTTAGGAATAAAAACAATTATTGCTAAATCATATGCTAGAATTTTTTATAGAAACTGTATAAATCTAGGAATACTTGCAATTCAATGTGACTTAACAGAGAAAATATCTATGTATGATGAACTAGAAATAGATTATAAAGAGGGAATAATATATAATAAAAGTAAAGATGAAAAATATGTCTGTGAAAAGATTCCAGAGCATATTATGGAATTTATCAAACAAGATGGACTAATTAACTATTTAAAGGAAAAGATATCTAAGAAATAA